A portion of the Anomaloglossus baeobatrachus isolate aAnoBae1 unplaced genomic scaffold, aAnoBae1.hap1 Scaffold_5164, whole genome shotgun sequence genome contains these proteins:
- the LOC142282654 gene encoding E3 ubiquitin/ISG15 ligase TRIM25-like, with protein MASADLREELDCSICLSTYTDPVTLRCGHNFCRVCINQILNIQDGSGVYSCPECREEFKERPTLKRNITLHNVAERFLSTQSDQEEITGIRCTYCIHSPVPAVRSCLLCEASMCDNHLRVHSKGPEHVLTDPSTSLENRKCSVHKKILEYYCTEDAACICVSCSLAGEHRGHLVEILDEASEKKKKNLRNVLQKLITKKKKTEEKVKSLEEHWRKAEEKASGEYGRVTALFIDIRRRVDDLEKRVLSEISKREEQVSLSLSDVIQKLEIKKDELSMKMRHIEELCNMTDALSVLQDPDTGDLCDPEEDGGDEDTGGDDGGDEDSGGHDGGDEDIIGHDGGNRGAKLISHISHTISDIIRAINGTFYVQDPADMLLDVSNLMSNDLKTPILSKIWQNLPQTAKRLNYSQVISSHRFTSGRHYWDVEIRELELWRVGMCYPSIDRTDGQSFIGDNNKSWGLCKEKVCNNQYTVRHGGEGIRLPQQISSDGVRVCLDYEAGQLSFYELCDPIRHLHTFTAAFTKPLHAALCGGLMEI; from the coding sequence ATGGCGTCTGCTGATCTGAGAGAAGAGCTGGACTGCTCCATCTGTCTAAGCACTTATACAGATCCTGTaaccctgagatgtggacacaacttctgccgggtctgtattAATCAGATATTGAACATACAGGACGGAtctggagtttattcctgtcctgaatgtagagaaGAATTCAAGGAGCGGCCGACACTGAAGAGGAACATAACTCTGCATAACGTAGCAGAACGTTTCCTGTCTACTCAATCAGATCAGGAGgagatcaccgggatccgctgcacTTACTGTATTCACTCTCCTGTACCGGCTGTTAGATCCTGTCTGCTGTGTGAGGCTTCTATGTGTGATAATCACCTGAGAGTTCACAGCAAAGGACCAGAACACGTCCTaactgatcccagcacttctctggagaaccgcaaatgttctgtccataagaagatcctggaatattactgcactgaggacgctgcttgtatctgtgtgtcctgcagtttggcCGGAGAACATCGGGGACACCTGGTGGAGATACTGGATGAGGCCtctgagaaaaagaaaaagaatctGAGAAATGTTCTCCAGAAACTGATCACAAAGAAGAAGAAAACTGAGGAAAAAGTCAAGAGTCTGGAGGAACACTGGAGAAAAGCTGAAGAAAAAGCATCTGGAGAATATGGAAGAGTCACTGCTCTTTTTATagacatcaggagacgggtggacgacctggagaaaagggtcctgagtgagatctccaaACGGGAAGAGCAGGTGTCACTGTCACTGTCTGATGTGATCCAGAAGCTGGaaataaagaaggacgagctgtccatGAAAATGAgacacattgaggagctgtgtaacatgactgatgCACTGAGTGTCTTACAGGATCCAGACACCGgtgacttgtgtgatcctgaggaggatggaggtgatgaggacacagggggagatgatggaggtgatgaagactcaggaggacatgatggaggtgatgaggacattaTAGGACATGATGGAGGTAATCGGGGTGCAAAGCTGATTTCTCACATATCTCACACAATATCTGATATAATAAGGGCTATAAATGGGACTTTCTATGTACAGGATCCTGCAGACATGTTACTGGATGTAAGTAATCTTATGTCAAACGACCTGAAAACTCCAATTTTGTCAAAAATATGGCAGAATCTTCCACAAACTGCGAAGAGATTGAATTATTCTCAGGTAATAAGCAGCCACagatttacctcaggacgacattactgggatgtggagatcaGAGAGCTTGAATTGTGGAGGGTGGGGATGTGTTACCCCAGTATAGACAGGACGGACGGTCAGTCATTTATTGGAGATAATAACAAGTCCTGGGGTTTGTGTAAAGAGAAAGTATGTAATAATCAGTATACAGTCAGACATGGTGGTGAAGGTATCCGGTTACCTCAGCAGATCTCCAGTGATGGAGTCAGGGtctgtctggattatgaggccgggcagttgtccttttatgagctgtgtgaccccatcagacacttacacaccttcactgccgccttcaCAAAGCCCCTTCATGCTGCATTATGTGGAGGTCTTATGGAGATATAA